In one window of Alphaproteobacteria bacterium 33-17 DNA:
- a CDS encoding dTDP-4-dehydrorhamnose reductase, with amino-acid sequence MNVVVIGKSGNLAASLAQIAPDFTYLSKEEFSFDKLNDIKPEFIINTAAYTKVDLAETEKASALELNCEFPKKLAMWCKENDAYLIHISTDYVFDGEGAAPYKTTDITNPVNFYGYTKRLGEEAVLGNCPKSIIIRTSWLYSSYGNNFVKTMIRLLSEKPEIKVVNDQIGCPTSCLNLAEVITKIIQNPIPGLYHYTDKDIMSWYDFAVKISDIIGNGRVLPITSNEYPLPAKRPMYSVLNCAVICEKYDIVQKEFDESLKKVINDYCRNSVV; translated from the coding sequence ATGAATGTAGTTGTTATTGGAAAAAGCGGAAATTTGGCAGCAAGCCTGGCTCAAATTGCACCAGACTTTACTTATTTATCAAAAGAAGAATTTTCATTTGATAAACTTAACGATATAAAACCAGAGTTTATAATAAATACAGCAGCCTACACTAAGGTTGATTTGGCCGAAACTGAGAAAGCCAGTGCTTTAGAGCTAAACTGCGAGTTTCCTAAAAAGCTTGCCATGTGGTGTAAGGAAAACGATGCGTATTTAATACATATATCGACTGATTATGTATTTGATGGAGAGGGGGCTGCTCCGTATAAAACAACCGATATTACAAACCCCGTCAATTTCTATGGTTATACCAAAAGACTTGGGGAAGAGGCGGTTTTAGGTAATTGCCCAAAATCGATTATTATCAGAACATCGTGGTTATATAGTAGTTACGGTAATAATTTTGTAAAAACTATGATTAGGTTATTATCTGAAAAACCTGAGATAAAAGTAGTTAATGACCAAATAGGCTGTCCAACAAGTTGTCTAAACTTAGCAGAAGTAATTACTAAAATTATTCAAAATCCTATACCTGGGCTATATCATTATACAGATAAAGATATTATGTCATGGTATGATTTTGCGGTCAAAATATCTGATATCATAGGTAATGGCAGGGTATTGCCAATTACAAGTAATGAATATCCATTGCCAGCAAAGCGTCCTATGTATTCCGTATTAAATTGTGCTGTTATATGTGAAAAATATGATATTGTGCAAAAAGAATTTGATGAAAGCTTAAAAAAGGTAATAAATGATTACTGCCGTAATAGTGTCGTATAA